In a genomic window of Lonchura striata isolate bLonStr1 chromosome 4, bLonStr1.mat, whole genome shotgun sequence:
- the MXD4 gene encoding max dimerization protein 4 isoform X2 produces the protein MELNSLLILLEAAEYLERRDREAEHGYASVLPFDSDYSRKKTKAGTMARKSQNNRSSHNELEKHRRAKLRLYLEQLKQLVPLGPDSTRHTTLSLLKRAKMHIKKLEEQDRKALNIKEQLQREHRYLKRRLEQLSVQGMERIRTDSMGSTISTDSEQEVDIEGMEFTPGEMDSIGSASDAEDHYSLQSGSSDGGYTHSRRLNARLS, from the exons ATGGAATTGAACTCCCTGTTAATCCTCCTGGAAGCGGCCGAGTACTTGGAGCGAAGAGACCGAG AAGCAGAACATGGCTATGCATCAGTGTTACCCTTCGATAGTGACTattccagaaagaaaacaaaggcagGCACCATGGCCAGAAAATCCCAGAATAACAG GTCATCACACAACGAACTAGAAAAACATAG GCGGGCTAAACTCCGGCTATATTTGGAACAGCTAAAACAGCTTGTGCCTCTCGGGCCGGACAGCACCAGACACACCACTCTAAGTCTGTTGAAAAGAGCTAAGATGCATATCAAG AAATTGGAAGAACAGGACCGAAAAGCTCTAAATATTAAAGAACAATTACAGCGGGAGCACCGCTACCTCAAGCGCAGATTGGAGCAGCTCTCCGTGCAGGGCATGGAGCGAATCCGCACTGACAGCATGGGATCAACAATATCCACTGACTCTGAACAAG AAGTAGACATTGAAGGAATGGAGTTTACTCCAGGTGAAATGGACAGTATTGGAAGTGCCAGTGATGCTGAAGACCACTACAGTTTGCAGAGCGGTTCGAGTGACGGAGGTTACACACATTCCCGCAGACTGAATGCCAGGCTCTCATAG
- the MXD4 gene encoding max dimerization protein 4 isoform X1 has product MELNSLLILLEAAEYLERRDRAFLQRRKKLHGKNILPLMLTLSLEAEHGYASVLPFDSDYSRKKTKAGTMARKSQNNRSSHNELEKHRRAKLRLYLEQLKQLVPLGPDSTRHTTLSLLKRAKMHIKKLEEQDRKALNIKEQLQREHRYLKRRLEQLSVQGMERIRTDSMGSTISTDSEQEVDIEGMEFTPGEMDSIGSASDAEDHYSLQSGSSDGGYTHSRRLNARLS; this is encoded by the exons ATGGAATTGAACTCCCTGTTAATCCTCCTGGAAGCGGCCGAGTACTTGGAGCGAAGAGACCGAG CGTTCctgcaaaggaggaaaaaattgcatggaaaaaatatattgccACTAATGCTGACTTTGTCCCTAGAAGCAGAACATGGCTATGCATCAGTGTTACCCTTCGATAGTGACTattccagaaagaaaacaaaggcagGCACCATGGCCAGAAAATCCCAGAATAACAG GTCATCACACAACGAACTAGAAAAACATAG GCGGGCTAAACTCCGGCTATATTTGGAACAGCTAAAACAGCTTGTGCCTCTCGGGCCGGACAGCACCAGACACACCACTCTAAGTCTGTTGAAAAGAGCTAAGATGCATATCAAG AAATTGGAAGAACAGGACCGAAAAGCTCTAAATATTAAAGAACAATTACAGCGGGAGCACCGCTACCTCAAGCGCAGATTGGAGCAGCTCTCCGTGCAGGGCATGGAGCGAATCCGCACTGACAGCATGGGATCAACAATATCCACTGACTCTGAACAAG AAGTAGACATTGAAGGAATGGAGTTTACTCCAGGTGAAATGGACAGTATTGGAAGTGCCAGTGATGCTGAAGACCACTACAGTTTGCAGAGCGGTTCGAGTGACGGAGGTTACACACATTCCCGCAGACTGAATGCCAGGCTCTCATAG
- the MXD4 gene encoding max dimerization protein 4 isoform X3 has protein sequence MELNSLLILLEAAEYLERRDRAEHGYASVLPFDSDYSRKKTKAGTMARKSQNNRSSHNELEKHRRAKLRLYLEQLKQLVPLGPDSTRHTTLSLLKRAKMHIKKLEEQDRKALNIKEQLQREHRYLKRRLEQLSVQGMERIRTDSMGSTISTDSEQEVDIEGMEFTPGEMDSIGSASDAEDHYSLQSGSSDGGYTHSRRLNARLS, from the exons ATGGAATTGAACTCCCTGTTAATCCTCCTGGAAGCGGCCGAGTACTTGGAGCGAAGAGACCGAG CAGAACATGGCTATGCATCAGTGTTACCCTTCGATAGTGACTattccagaaagaaaacaaaggcagGCACCATGGCCAGAAAATCCCAGAATAACAG GTCATCACACAACGAACTAGAAAAACATAG GCGGGCTAAACTCCGGCTATATTTGGAACAGCTAAAACAGCTTGTGCCTCTCGGGCCGGACAGCACCAGACACACCACTCTAAGTCTGTTGAAAAGAGCTAAGATGCATATCAAG AAATTGGAAGAACAGGACCGAAAAGCTCTAAATATTAAAGAACAATTACAGCGGGAGCACCGCTACCTCAAGCGCAGATTGGAGCAGCTCTCCGTGCAGGGCATGGAGCGAATCCGCACTGACAGCATGGGATCAACAATATCCACTGACTCTGAACAAG AAGTAGACATTGAAGGAATGGAGTTTACTCCAGGTGAAATGGACAGTATTGGAAGTGCCAGTGATGCTGAAGACCACTACAGTTTGCAGAGCGGTTCGAGTGACGGAGGTTACACACATTCCCGCAGACTGAATGCCAGGCTCTCATAG